The following are encoded in a window of Impatiens glandulifera chromosome 5, dImpGla2.1, whole genome shotgun sequence genomic DNA:
- the LOC124939839 gene encoding thaumatin-like protein 1, which produces MGISKAVIFLFLLVIFFSIADVSSSATFTFLNKCGFTVWPGILGNPQLDTTGFHLQKGGYRSIQAPAGWSGRFWGRTGCNFDSSDKGSCTTGDCESGQVECNGSGANPPATLAEFTLGSGSPDFYDVSLVDGFNLPMMVEPASGSGNCGSTGCATDINKWCPIELQTENGQACKSACDAFGTPEYCCSGTYGSPSACQPSVYAHMFKASCPKSYSYAFDDASSTFTCTNADYTITFCPAASTKTWNSTKPNVRKKISSDWSWLVNHTVGESSSFAHPCFFLHTMIILVTAFITAFGMY; this is translated from the coding sequence atggGTATCTCCAAAGCTGTGATTTTTCTATTCCTTTTAGTGATCTTCTTCTCAATCGCAGATGTTTCATCAAGTGCCACGTTTACGTTTCTAAACAAGTGTGGTTTCACAGTTTGGCCAGGAATTCTGGGCAATCCGCAGCTAGACACAACCGGTTTCCATCTCCAAAAGGGTGGTTACCGATCTATACAAGCTCCAGCCGGCTGGTCTGGCCGTTTCTGGGGAAGAACTGGCTGCAATTTCGACAGTTCAGATAAGGGCTCATGCACAACCGGTGACTGTGAATCCGGACAGGTAGAATGCAACGGATCAGGAGCAAACCCGCCCGCAACACTCGCCGAGTTCACCCTCGGTTCGGGTTCTCCAGACTTTTACGATGTCAGTCTCGTGGATGGTTTCAATCTTCCAATGATGGTTGAGCCAGCGAGCGGAAGTGGTAATTGTGGGTCCACAGGTTGTGCAACCGATATTAACAAGTGGTGCCCAATTGAGCTCCAAACCGAAAACGGGCAGGCCTGTAAAAGCGCCTGTGATGCGTTTGGGACCCCGGAATATTGTTGCAGTGGGACCTATGGTTCACCGTCGGCGTGCCAGCCATCGGTTTATGCACATATGTTTAAGGCGTCGTGTCCGAAATCTTATAGCTACGCTTTTGACGATGCATCGAGCACTTTTACATGTACAAACGCGGATTATACAATCACGTTTTGCCCTGCAGCTAGTACAAAGACATGGAATTCTACAAAACCCAACGTTCGAAAGAAGATATCGAGTGATTGGTCGTGGTTAGTGAATCATACTGTTGGGGAATCGTCGTCCTTCGCCCATCcttgtttttttcttcatacAATGATAATTTTGGTGACTGCGTTTATTACGGCTTTCGGGATGTACTGA